From Vigna unguiculata cultivar IT97K-499-35 chromosome 5, ASM411807v1, whole genome shotgun sequence, the proteins below share one genomic window:
- the LOC114185817 gene encoding uncharacterized protein LOC114185817, whose translation MAGSGLQSLGRVKLTDLVPSDGLPSDSYKISVSILSQSLAQFSAVIIQFPASEGALLRSGLESARLYFHQRETYPPEDIIHNSESREWCKTSGYYADPHWWQETYDYRPGLTPSEPNNSIELPPAGLADIFALFGKAARDILDAISYHLNLRSSPFVEILDNVPLRNREISSSVLSVCCHARPSFQGPQHHNITTQEDGQLIMYPDHDHQVDKSMLSLVKSDRAGLHVRDFQGRWILVDGDLGPQEAIVYPGLALYQATAGYVNPALHKTEINMEANMYGRCSLAFKLLPKSMTSLDCSEMRAAGFGIEAQFQLPVPVDDFMQRSHPTDHLFNRPSFQCFNFQPTHDGSMKTLMRRRKQTPKSKPLPPSKRLRLEAQRVLKERVQDIADKKGIKLRFCNLKECESHIHSVDSPCANIRMEIGWPLGVPFVHPHDLPNKAKLGFLEAYEPGWTEAHLNSDRNQSP comes from the exons ATGGCAGGCAGTGGCCTGCAATCTTTGGGTCGTGTGAAGCTTACTGATTTAGTCCCTTCCGACGGTTTACCGTCTGATTCTTATAAAATATCCGTTTCTATTCTGTCACAATCTCTGGCTCAGTTTTCTGCAGTCATCATCCAGTTTCCGGCAAGTGAAGGTGCCCTTCTGAGATCTGGTTTAGAATCTGCTCGCCTTTATTTTCATCAAAGGGAAACATACCCACCTGAAGATATAATCCATAATAGTGAATCTCGTGAGTGGTGCAAAACATCTGGTTATTACGCAGATCCTCATTGGTGGCAAGAAACGTATGACTATAGACCTGGATTGACGCCTTCAGAACCTAATAATTCCATTGAGTTACCCCCGGCAGGTTTGGCAGACATATTTGCCTTATTTGGGAAAGCAGCAAGGGATATTCTGGATGCAATTAGCTACCATTTGAATTTGCGTAGCTCTCCATTTGTAGAAATACTGGATAATGTTCCCCTGAGAAATAGGGAAATTTCATCTTCAGTCTTGTCTGTTTGCTGTCATGCAAGGCCATCATTCCAGGGGCCACAGCATCATAATATAACTACTCAAGAGGATGGTCAATTGATTATGTATCCTGACCATGATCACCAGGTTGATAAAAGCATGCTATCGCTTGTCAAGTCTGACAGGGCAGGTCTACATGTAAGAGACTTTCAAGGGCGGTGGATTCTTGTGGATGGAGATCTGGGACCTCAAGAAGCTATTGTTTATCCAGGGCTTGCTCTTTATCAAGCAACTGCAGGATATGTAAACCCTGCATTGCACAAAACCGAAATTAATATGGAGGCTAATATGTATGGACGATGTTCTTTAGCCTTCAAGCTTTTGCCTAAATCAATGACCAGCTTGGATTGTTCTGAAATGCGAGCGGCAGGTTTTGGAATTGAAGCTCAGTTCCAGCTTCCTGTCCCTGTGGATGATTTTATGCAAAGATCTCATCCAACAGATCATCTCTTTAACCGGCCTAGTTTCCAGTGCTTCAATTTCCAACCAACTCATGATG GATCTATGAAGACTTTGATGAGGAGAAGGAAGCAAACTCCCAAAAGCAAGCCTTTGCCACCTTCCAAGAGGTTAAGGCTTGAGGCGCAGAGAGTTTTGAAAGAAAGGGTCCAGGATATTGCAGACAAGAAAGGCATCAAGCTGCGGTTCTGTAATCTCAAGGAATGTGAAAGTCACATTCACAGTGTAGACAGCCCATGTGCAAATATACGAATGGAGATAGGGTGGCCTCTTGGTGTTCCTTTTGTCCATCCTCATGATTTACCTAACAAGGCAAAGCTGGGTTTTCTTGAAGCATATGAACCTGGTTGGACAGAAGCCCATCTAAACTCAGACAG GAATCAGTCCCCCTGA